The Limnochorda sp. LNt genome includes a region encoding these proteins:
- a CDS encoding DEAD/DEAH box helicase encodes MQEFLLPALLRARRYDRQAGFFSSSSLLVSAKGVEYLLRRVPRPQWPAYRLVVCERLDPADVEAIEHGERIRQLQEQLTGRMLRALDAPVDAAARDRLALLAAMVAVGFAEIRVVVPAGPDGRPRPGAIEHAKVAILHDAGGNTLVAFGSANESWQGWVHNNEQMDLYASWDEPTWSRYGRPKVERFERLWGGRDPHSLTVELPRAVRERLVALAPEELPEELVEPLDSDTRLLTPQQERVALQFVRDAPRMSGGRWVALTTAAVRPWPHHVGVLRTALEADAPRYLLCDEVGLGKTIEAAFLIRAWQLAGLAQRTLVLAPRALCEQWQEELIGKFSLPAWLYDGATLVGPSLGHGRGREQRPVERQEVFRISPVVLIVGTELARRQERQGDLLQAPPWDLIIVDEAHHARRTGYDQPDRQPNQLLRLLQRLKDRTRALLLLTATPMQIHPREVWDLLRLLGVDGPLGTSFERFESFYRALADMEQDSTLQRPVLDLLFETVRAGARGEPSLLASLERTAPMLYRRCATAVDTPIAREGLIRLGPAERAHLRDFFLAHAPTRQRLFRTTRKRLREYRHQGLISDPIPERRVSSERIPLSMEEQAVYLDVERYLARHYRNAMTGGQRGLGFVLTCYRQRLASSPYALRRSLERLRERIGAGSARLDDLVDDDDLAGVGTVREEELSDGGPFALGDTALAELDALLAQVRSLGVDSKRARLHEVLDRLAAEYHRVIIFTQYTDTMDYVRNALLERTRQVGCFSGRGGEVYDPEANAFVPVSKEELQERFRQDGGITLLVCTNAAAEGLNLQVCGAMVNYDLPWNPMRLEQRIGRIDRIGQDHKEVRVYNFFSTPSVEDDVYHALDERIGLFERFVGPLQPLISSTEKTIRDLAMLSPDERPAVQERRLEDLKAEIAELQRRSPALPVAEGFERPIVIDAKPLRESPVTVEALRRLWLRSPTLLRSGALRPVGDGVYELRDRGRLVRITFDPDVAQRRRGDAVLLTYGHPYLERWLAEASLEPAALEAAGVWRRVDEAGHVIYGVRERVIAALDELLDHFETASGYGRPPEG; translated from the coding sequence GTGCAGGAGTTCCTACTGCCGGCGTTGTTGCGGGCTCGGCGGTACGACCGACAGGCCGGCTTCTTCTCGAGCTCGTCGCTGCTGGTCTCGGCCAAAGGGGTCGAATACCTGCTGCGCCGCGTGCCGCGCCCGCAGTGGCCGGCGTATCGGCTCGTCGTCTGCGAGCGGCTGGATCCGGCGGACGTAGAGGCCATCGAACACGGCGAGCGGATCCGCCAGCTCCAGGAGCAGCTCACCGGCCGCATGCTGCGGGCATTGGATGCGCCCGTCGACGCCGCGGCCCGGGATCGGCTCGCCCTGCTCGCGGCCATGGTGGCGGTGGGCTTCGCCGAGATACGCGTGGTGGTGCCAGCGGGGCCCGACGGCCGTCCCAGGCCGGGTGCCATCGAGCATGCCAAGGTAGCCATCCTGCACGACGCCGGTGGCAACACCTTGGTGGCCTTTGGAAGCGCCAACGAGAGCTGGCAAGGCTGGGTGCACAACAACGAGCAGATGGACCTGTACGCCTCATGGGATGAGCCCACGTGGAGCCGATACGGGCGCCCCAAGGTCGAGCGTTTCGAGCGGTTATGGGGGGGGAGGGACCCCCACTCGCTGACGGTGGAGCTCCCGCGGGCCGTCCGGGAGCGTCTGGTAGCGCTGGCCCCCGAGGAGCTGCCCGAAGAGCTCGTGGAGCCGCTAGACTCGGACACCCGTCTCCTCACGCCCCAGCAAGAGAGGGTGGCCCTGCAGTTCGTGCGAGACGCCCCGAGGATGAGCGGCGGCCGATGGGTTGCCTTGACGACGGCGGCCGTGAGGCCGTGGCCGCATCACGTGGGCGTGCTTCGCACGGCGCTCGAGGCGGACGCGCCCCGGTACTTGCTGTGTGACGAGGTGGGGCTGGGCAAGACCATCGAGGCGGCCTTCCTGATACGGGCCTGGCAACTGGCGGGTCTGGCGCAGCGGACTCTGGTGCTGGCACCACGTGCGCTGTGCGAGCAGTGGCAGGAGGAGTTGATCGGCAAGTTTTCGTTGCCGGCCTGGCTGTACGACGGTGCAACGTTGGTGGGGCCTAGCCTCGGCCATGGCCGGGGCCGCGAGCAGCGTCCCGTCGAGCGCCAGGAAGTCTTCCGAATCAGCCCCGTCGTCCTCATCGTCGGCACGGAGCTGGCCCGCCGCCAGGAGCGTCAGGGAGACCTGCTGCAGGCGCCGCCGTGGGACCTGATCATCGTCGACGAGGCCCACCACGCGCGGCGCACCGGGTATGATCAGCCAGATCGTCAGCCCAACCAGCTGCTCAGGCTCCTTCAACGCCTCAAGGACCGTACCCGTGCCTTGTTGCTCCTGACCGCGACCCCCATGCAGATCCATCCCCGGGAGGTCTGGGACCTCTTGAGATTGCTGGGGGTGGATGGGCCGCTGGGCACCTCCTTCGAGCGTTTCGAGAGCTTCTACCGGGCATTGGCGGACATGGAGCAGGACTCCACGCTGCAGCGACCCGTGCTGGACCTCCTCTTCGAGACCGTGCGAGCTGGGGCGAGGGGAGAGCCCTCGCTGCTGGCGTCGCTCGAGCGGACGGCGCCCATGCTCTACCGCAGGTGCGCCACCGCGGTCGACACGCCGATCGCCAGGGAGGGCCTGATCCGTCTCGGACCGGCGGAGCGCGCCCATCTGCGCGACTTCTTCCTCGCCCACGCCCCGACCCGCCAGCGCCTGTTCCGGACGACCCGAAAGAGGCTACGGGAGTACCGGCACCAGGGGCTCATCAGCGACCCGATCCCCGAACGCAGGGTGTCTAGCGAACGCATCCCCCTCTCGATGGAGGAGCAAGCGGTCTACCTCGACGTAGAGCGGTATCTGGCGCGTCATTACCGCAACGCGATGACAGGAGGCCAGCGCGGGCTCGGGTTTGTGCTGACGTGCTACCGCCAGCGCCTGGCCAGCAGCCCGTATGCCCTTCGGCGCAGCCTGGAGCGCCTGCGGGAGCGCATCGGGGCCGGCTCTGCTCGTCTCGACGACCTGGTCGACGACGACGACCTGGCCGGGGTGGGGACGGTGCGCGAGGAGGAGCTATCCGACGGCGGTCCCTTCGCGCTGGGAGACACCGCTCTGGCCGAGCTCGACGCCCTGCTCGCCCAGGTGCGATCCCTCGGGGTCGACAGCAAACGGGCCCGTCTGCACGAGGTACTGGACCGGCTGGCGGCCGAGTACCACCGGGTGATCATCTTTACGCAGTACACCGATACGATGGACTACGTGCGCAACGCGCTGCTCGAGCGCACGCGCCAGGTCGGCTGCTTCTCGGGGCGGGGGGGCGAGGTCTACGACCCCGAGGCCAACGCTTTCGTTCCCGTCTCCAAGGAGGAGTTGCAGGAGCGATTCCGGCAGGACGGCGGCATCACCCTCCTGGTCTGCACCAACGCGGCAGCCGAAGGGCTCAACCTCCAGGTATGCGGCGCGATGGTTAACTACGACCTGCCCTGGAACCCGATGCGACTGGAGCAGCGTATCGGACGCATCGACCGCATCGGTCAGGACCACAAGGAGGTACGGGTCTACAACTTCTTCTCCACGCCCAGCGTCGAGGATGACGTCTACCACGCGCTCGACGAGCGGATCGGGCTGTTCGAGCGCTTTGTCGGGCCCCTGCAGCCTCTCATCTCGTCGACGGAGAAGACCATCCGCGACCTCGCCATGCTGTCGCCCGACGAACGTCCGGCCGTACAGGAGCGGCGCCTGGAGGACCTCAAGGCAGAGATCGCGGAGCTACAGCGGCGATCCCCGGCGCTGCCCGTGGCCGAAGGCTTCGAGCGGCCGATTGTCATCGACGCAAAGCCTCTGCGGGAGAGCCCCGTCACGGTGGAGGCCCTGCGCAGGCTCTGGTTGCGAAGTCCCACGCTGCTTCGCAGCGGGGCGCTCAGGCCCGTGGGGGATGGCGTCTACGAGCTACGGGACCGGGGCCGGCTGGTGCGTATCACCTTCGACCCAGATGTGGCCCAGCGCCGGCGAGGGGATGCGGTGCTGCTGACCTACGGCCACCCTTACCTCGAGCGCTGGTTGGCCGAGGCCTCCCTCGAACCTGCGGCGCTCGAAGCAGCCGGTGTCTGGCGTCGTGTCGACGAGGCGGGTCACGTCATCTACGGGGTGAGGGAGCGGGTCATCGCCGCCCTGGACGAGCTGCTCGACCATTTCGAGACCGCCTCGGGATACGGGCGGCCGCCAGAAGGATAG
- a CDS encoding NADH-quinone oxidoreductase subunit N: MQWLMILPEILLAAGGLAVVAAGVMGRRRETPAALAAATFVAALVALWPLRGITAEAWWGMLVVDSFALFFKALFALTGLLVVPLAHAYVERRGIHAGEFYALIVFAVLGMSMMASSRDLLMIYLGLELLSIGSYVLAGMLKDDDRSLEASLKYFLVGAMTSALLLFGLSLVYGISGSTHVEAIRRAVSAGDGWRGVAVAGMWFMLAGFGFKVAAVPFHMWAPDVYHGAPTPVAALLIAGSEAAAFSAILRVFTTGFGPLANYWQAVFAVLAVATMTYGNAAALVQTSAKRMMAYSAIAQAGYVLVGLAVGTPEGFGAMLYYLLAYLFMVVGTFAVIAWLSLARPEEMLDDFEGLGRSVPWVAAAVVIFMISFIGIPPTAGFLGKFYLIRAAVSADMVWLAVVMVVNSAISAGYYYSIVRRMYLTDRSATVAALPPGTSLVVGLAAAATVLLMLFPQPIIEWLGSAQQVVALLR, encoded by the coding sequence ATGCAGTGGCTGATGATCCTCCCTGAGATCCTGCTGGCGGCCGGCGGCCTGGCGGTGGTGGCCGCGGGGGTGATGGGGCGGCGGCGGGAGACACCCGCCGCCCTCGCGGCGGCCACGTTCGTGGCGGCCCTGGTGGCGCTGTGGCCCCTGCGGGGGATCACCGCCGAGGCCTGGTGGGGCATGCTGGTCGTCGACTCGTTCGCCCTGTTCTTCAAGGCGCTGTTCGCGCTGACGGGGCTTTTGGTGGTGCCGCTGGCCCACGCCTACGTCGAGCGGCGGGGCATCCACGCCGGGGAGTTCTACGCGCTCATCGTCTTCGCCGTGCTGGGCATGTCGATGATGGCCAGCTCCCGGGACCTGCTGATGATCTATCTCGGGCTCGAGCTGCTCTCCATCGGCTCCTACGTGCTGGCCGGCATGCTCAAGGACGACGACCGGTCGCTGGAGGCCTCGCTCAAGTACTTCCTGGTGGGGGCCATGACGTCGGCCCTGCTCCTGTTTGGGCTGTCGCTGGTCTACGGCATCAGCGGCAGCACCCACGTGGAGGCCATCCGCCGGGCCGTGTCGGCCGGTGACGGCTGGCGGGGCGTGGCCGTGGCTGGCATGTGGTTCATGCTGGCCGGGTTCGGCTTCAAGGTGGCGGCGGTGCCCTTCCACATGTGGGCGCCCGACGTCTACCACGGGGCGCCGACGCCCGTGGCCGCCCTGCTCATCGCCGGATCGGAGGCGGCCGCCTTCTCGGCCATCCTGCGGGTCTTCACCACCGGCTTCGGCCCCCTGGCCAACTACTGGCAGGCCGTCTTCGCGGTGCTGGCCGTGGCCACCATGACCTACGGCAACGCGGCGGCCCTGGTGCAGACCAGCGCCAAGCGGATGATGGCCTACTCGGCCATCGCCCAGGCGGGCTACGTGCTGGTGGGGCTGGCGGTGGGCACGCCCGAGGGCTTCGGCGCGATGCTCTACTACCTGCTGGCCTACCTCTTCATGGTGGTCGGCACGTTCGCGGTCATCGCGTGGCTGTCGCTGGCCAGGCCCGAGGAGATGCTGGACGACTTCGAGGGGCTGGGGCGCAGCGTGCCGTGGGTGGCGGCCGCGGTGGTCATCTTCATGATCTCGTTCATCGGGATCCCGCCCACCGCGGGCTTCCTCGGCAAGTTTTACCTGATCCGGGCGGCCGTCAGCGCGGACATGGTCTGGCTGGCCGTGGTGATGGTCGTCAACAGCGCCATCTCGGCCGGCTACTACTACAGCATCGTGCGGCGCATGTACCTGACCGACCGCTCGGCGACGGTGGCGGCACTGCCGCCCGGCACGTCGCTGGTGGTGGGGCTGGCCGCGGCGGCGACGGTGCTGCTGATGCTCTTCCCGCAGCCCATCATCGAGTGGCTGGGCTCGGCCCAGCAGGTGGTGGCGCTGCTGCGGTAG
- a CDS encoding complex I subunit 4 family protein: MLSLLIFTPLIGSLVIALLPRENKDLLRRVALLFSLVPVALVAIMWARYDTAAEGMQFVERIPWIPAVGIQYFLGVDGISFPMLAVTALVTTLAILASFNIQERVKEFMALMLLLETGMLGVFVALDYFLFYIFWEVVLVPMYFIIGIWGGPRREYAAIKFFIYTLLGSVVMLVGILALYFQSGLGTFDMLAIAEQARLNPTAQYWIFLLLFFGFAVKVPIFPFHTWLPDAHVEAPTGGSMLLAGVLLKMGTYGFYRISYPTLPDAAKAFAIVMGVLGVINIIYGALVAMAQKDFKKMVAYSSISHMGFVLLGLAAMTPMSMAGGLFVMISHGLISPMMFFFAGTVIYERTHTRMLPEMSALFTKMPVAATLLAFAAFANLGLPGLSGFAGEFFTLTGAFEPLTSLVAVAVLGMVLTAAYHLMMMRQILMGDATAEAAGHAAALAHGHGAAGHGAAAAVRLPDLTLREAIVSAPLMVSIVLFGVAPSLLLRIFNPSIQALLSRMGGL; encoded by the coding sequence ATGCTGAGCTTGCTCATCTTCACGCCCCTCATAGGGTCGCTGGTCATCGCCCTCTTGCCAAGGGAGAACAAGGACCTCCTGCGACGGGTGGCCCTGCTCTTCTCCCTGGTGCCGGTGGCGTTGGTGGCCATCATGTGGGCCCGCTACGACACCGCCGCCGAGGGGATGCAGTTCGTCGAGCGGATCCCCTGGATCCCGGCCGTGGGCATCCAGTACTTCCTCGGCGTCGACGGCATCAGCTTTCCCATGCTGGCGGTGACGGCCCTCGTCACGACGCTGGCCATCCTGGCGTCCTTCAACATCCAGGAGCGCGTCAAGGAGTTCATGGCCCTGATGCTGCTCCTGGAGACCGGGATGCTGGGCGTCTTCGTGGCGCTGGACTACTTCCTGTTCTACATCTTCTGGGAAGTCGTGCTGGTGCCGATGTACTTCATCATCGGCATCTGGGGCGGCCCTCGCCGGGAGTACGCGGCCATCAAGTTCTTCATCTACACGCTGCTGGGTTCCGTCGTGATGCTGGTGGGCATCCTGGCCCTCTACTTCCAGAGCGGGCTCGGCACCTTCGACATGCTGGCCATCGCCGAGCAGGCGCGGCTCAACCCGACCGCCCAGTACTGGATCTTCCTGCTGCTGTTCTTCGGGTTCGCGGTGAAGGTGCCCATCTTCCCCTTCCACACGTGGCTGCCTGACGCGCACGTGGAGGCCCCGACGGGCGGCTCCATGCTGCTGGCCGGCGTGCTGCTCAAGATGGGCACGTACGGCTTCTACCGCATCAGCTACCCGACGCTGCCCGATGCGGCCAAGGCCTTCGCCATCGTCATGGGCGTGCTGGGCGTCATCAACATCATCTACGGCGCCCTGGTGGCCATGGCCCAGAAGGACTTCAAGAAGATGGTGGCCTACTCCAGCATCAGCCACATGGGCTTCGTCCTGCTGGGCCTGGCGGCCATGACGCCGATGTCGATGGCGGGCGGGCTCTTCGTCATGATCTCGCACGGGCTCATCTCGCCCATGATGTTCTTCTTCGCCGGCACGGTCATCTACGAGCGCACCCACACCCGCATGCTGCCGGAGATGAGCGCCCTCTTTACCAAGATGCCGGTGGCGGCCACGCTGCTGGCCTTCGCGGCCTTCGCCAACCTGGGGCTGCCGGGGCTGTCGGGGTTCGCGGGTGAGTTCTTCACCCTGACCGGCGCCTTCGAGCCCCTGACGAGCCTGGTGGCGGTGGCCGTCCTGGGCATGGTGCTGACGGCGGCCTACCACCTGATGATGATGCGGCAGATCCTGATGGGCGACGCCACGGCGGAGGCGGCGGGCCATGCGGCGGCCCTCGCCCACGGCCACGGGGCGGCCGGCCATGGGGCCGCAGCGGCGGTGCGCCTGCCCGACCTGACGCTGCGGGAGGCCATCGTCAGCGCCCCGCTCATGGTCTCCATCGTGCTCTTCGGCGTGGCGCCCTCCCTCCTGCTGCGGATCTTCAACCCCTCCATCCAGGCCCTCTTGAGCCGCATGGGAGGGCTGTGA
- the nuoL gene encoding NADH-quinone oxidoreductase subunit L gives MAQLGWLVPLLPALSALVLAFWGKRLARQGDWLGTGAIAASWLLSLGILADVMVNGSTSALRFEWARFAEAPGQAIQSLGLGLQVDALAAVMLVVVTSVSLAVHVFSMGYMEGDARYKRYYTMLSFFTFSMLGLVLADNLLLLFIFWELVGLASYALIGHYYERPEARYASMKAFLTTRVGDVAMFVGILLLFRELGTFRFAEIVEAIEHGAVAPHVLTLAAVLLFGGAVGKSAQLPLHVWLPDAMAGPTPVSALIHAATMVAAGVYLVARAYGIFAPSADAMQVVAWIGGLTAIFAATIALVREDIKQVLAYSTVSQLGYMMMGLGLGAYTAGFFHLTTHAFFKALLFLASGSVIHAMHHVQDMHRMGGLLRKMPVTGLTWLIGAAALAGIPPFAGFWSKDEILLAAYHSSTPALYWIGTVAAVLTAFYVTRATWLVFFGQPRDRHLYEHAHESPAVMTGPLVALAVPAALIGFWNSPLSGFAFGHLIFFHEVHEAEPSMTVTALAIGGALLGVLAALAIYAWRIVPAATVIRLAGPLYTLLKRKYFVDELYHWVFVRGTMALARLCAWLDQVVVDGVVNGVARFTQGVAEGSHLVDQQVIDGAVNLTASGTVAAGNQLRRAQVGYVQAYALTLFASVVVGLIIFTIGG, from the coding sequence ATGGCACAACTCGGCTGGCTGGTACCGCTCTTGCCCGCCCTCAGCGCGCTGGTGCTGGCCTTCTGGGGCAAGCGACTGGCGCGACAGGGGGACTGGCTGGGCACGGGGGCCATCGCGGCGTCCTGGCTCCTCTCCCTGGGGATCCTGGCCGATGTGATGGTCAACGGCTCGACGTCGGCCCTCCGCTTCGAGTGGGCCCGCTTCGCCGAGGCCCCCGGGCAGGCCATCCAGAGCCTGGGCCTGGGGCTGCAGGTCGATGCGCTGGCCGCCGTCATGCTGGTGGTGGTGACGTCGGTCAGCCTGGCGGTGCACGTCTTCTCCATGGGCTACATGGAGGGCGACGCCCGCTACAAGCGCTACTACACCATGCTCTCCTTCTTCACGTTCTCCATGCTGGGGCTGGTGCTGGCCGACAACCTGCTGCTCCTGTTCATCTTCTGGGAGCTGGTGGGGCTGGCATCCTACGCCCTGATCGGCCACTACTACGAGCGACCCGAGGCCCGCTACGCCTCCATGAAGGCCTTCCTGACGACCCGGGTCGGCGACGTGGCCATGTTCGTCGGCATCCTGCTCCTCTTCCGTGAGCTGGGCACCTTCCGCTTCGCGGAGATCGTCGAGGCCATCGAGCACGGCGCGGTGGCGCCCCATGTGCTGACGCTGGCGGCCGTGCTCCTCTTCGGCGGCGCGGTGGGCAAGTCGGCGCAGCTGCCGCTCCACGTCTGGCTGCCCGACGCCATGGCCGGCCCGACGCCCGTCAGCGCCCTCATCCACGCGGCCACCATGGTGGCGGCGGGCGTCTACCTGGTGGCGCGAGCCTACGGCATCTTCGCCCCGTCGGCCGACGCCATGCAGGTGGTGGCCTGGATCGGCGGCCTGACGGCCATCTTCGCGGCCACCATCGCGCTGGTGCGCGAGGACATCAAGCAGGTGCTGGCCTACTCCACCGTGAGCCAGCTCGGCTACATGATGATGGGTCTTGGGCTCGGGGCCTACACGGCGGGCTTCTTCCACCTGACGACGCACGCCTTCTTCAAGGCGTTGCTCTTCCTGGCCTCGGGTAGCGTCATCCACGCGATGCATCACGTGCAGGACATGCACCGCATGGGCGGGCTGTTGCGCAAGATGCCCGTGACCGGCCTGACCTGGCTGATAGGGGCGGCGGCCCTGGCGGGCATCCCGCCGTTCGCGGGCTTCTGGAGCAAGGACGAGATCCTGCTGGCCGCCTATCACTCGTCGACGCCGGCCCTGTACTGGATCGGCACCGTCGCCGCGGTGCTGACGGCCTTCTACGTCACTCGGGCGACCTGGCTGGTCTTCTTCGGGCAGCCCCGGGACCGGCACCTGTACGAGCACGCCCACGAGTCGCCGGCGGTCATGACCGGGCCGCTGGTGGCGCTGGCGGTGCCGGCGGCGCTCATCGGCTTCTGGAACTCGCCGCTGTCCGGCTTCGCCTTCGGGCACCTCATCTTCTTCCACGAGGTGCACGAGGCCGAGCCCAGCATGACGGTGACGGCGCTGGCCATCGGCGGGGCGCTGTTGGGCGTGCTGGCCGCCCTGGCCATCTACGCCTGGCGGATCGTGCCGGCCGCCACGGTGATCCGGCTGGCCGGCCCCCTCTACACGCTGCTCAAGCGCAAGTACTTCGTCGATGAGCTGTACCACTGGGTCTTCGTCAGGGGCACGATGGCGCTGGCCAGGCTCTGCGCCTGGCTCGATCAGGTGGTGGTCGACGGGGTGGTCAACGGCGTGGCCCGCTTCACGCAGGGCGTGGCCGAGGGCAGCCATCTGGTGGATCAGCAAGTCATCGACGGGGCCGTCAACCTGACCGCCTCGGGCACGGTGGCGGCCGGCAACCAGTTGCGCAGGGCGCAGGTGGGCTACGTCCAGGCTTACGCTCTGACGCTGTTTGCCTCGGTCGTGGTCGGACTCATCATCTTCACGATAGGAGGCTAA
- the nuoK gene encoding NADH-quinone oxidoreductase subunit NuoK, protein MPLSWVVATSAILFGLGLYGALSLRNAVRILMCIELMLNSVNLNLVAFSRYLHPDQPRGLVLAIFIMTVAAAEAAVGLAIFLTIARNRTDIDVDKIQLLKG, encoded by the coding sequence ATCCCCCTGAGCTGGGTGGTGGCGACCAGCGCGATCCTCTTCGGGTTGGGGCTCTACGGTGCCCTCAGCTTGCGCAACGCCGTGCGCATCCTGATGTGCATCGAGCTGATGCTCAACTCCGTCAACCTCAACCTGGTGGCCTTCTCCCGCTACCTGCACCCGGATCAGCCCCGGGGACTGGTGCTGGCCATCTTCATCATGACGGTGGCCGCCGCGGAGGCAGCGGTGGGGCTGGCCATCTTCCTGACCATCGCGCGCAACCGCACGGACATCGACGTCGACAAGATCCAGCTGTTGAAGGGGTAG
- a CDS encoding NADH-quinone oxidoreductase subunit J family protein encodes MNAVQIIYALLAVVTLACAYGVVVAPKLMHSALWLGATFVGMAALYVLLDADFLAAAQILIYVGAITTMILFGIMLSDIRDLRAPGEGPWWRRFARLVLSPRRGLLPLLAALGFAVVLWGIAWQAPWPASAPPATSDVTSSIGRVLFTEYALPFELASVLLLVALVGAVVLAMREGVDNR; translated from the coding sequence ATGAACGCCGTTCAGATCATCTACGCGCTGCTCGCGGTGGTGACCCTGGCCTGCGCCTACGGGGTGGTCGTCGCGCCCAAGCTGATGCACTCGGCGCTGTGGCTGGGCGCCACCTTCGTGGGCATGGCGGCGCTGTACGTCTTGCTGGACGCCGACTTTTTGGCGGCGGCCCAGATCCTCATCTACGTCGGGGCCATCACCACCATGATCCTCTTCGGCATCATGCTCTCCGACATCCGAGATCTGCGCGCCCCCGGCGAGGGCCCCTGGTGGCGGCGCTTCGCTCGGCTGGTGCTCTCGCCCCGGCGAGGGCTGTTGCCGCTGTTGGCCGCGCTCGGCTTCGCCGTGGTGCTGTGGGGCATCGCCTGGCAGGCGCCCTGGCCGGCCTCGGCGCCCCCGGCCACATCTGACGTGACGAGCTCCATCGGCCGGGTCCTCTTCACCGAGTACGCGCTGCCCTTCGAGCTGGCCTCCGTGCTGCTGCTGGTGGCGCTGGTGGGGGCTGTGGTGCTGGCCATGCGGGAAGGAGTCGACAACCGGTGA
- a CDS encoding NuoI/complex I 23 kDa subunit family protein gives MRTLTTMALALWNTLVGMGITIKNMLLRPRITLQYPDERHSLPIGSRGIPVLLSDEQGELKCIVCELCEKICPVRIIEIKWHRDDQTRKKVLDEFNLDASRCMLCGLCAEVCPAEAIAMSDHYELASFDLPSLVYDKEKLQQLGLPQKTPIVNFAIKTEG, from the coding sequence GTGCGGACGCTGACGACGATGGCCCTGGCCCTGTGGAACACCCTGGTGGGCATGGGCATCACCATCAAGAACATGCTCTTGCGGCCCCGCATCACGCTGCAGTATCCCGATGAGCGGCACAGCCTGCCCATCGGCTCCCGGGGCATCCCCGTGCTGCTCTCCGACGAGCAGGGCGAGCTCAAGTGCATCGTCTGCGAGCTGTGCGAGAAGATCTGCCCGGTGCGCATCATCGAGATCAAGTGGCACCGGGACGACCAGACCCGCAAGAAGGTGCTGGACGAGTTCAACCTGGACGCGAGCCGGTGCATGCTCTGCGGGCTGTGCGCGGAGGTCTGCCCGGCTGAGGCCATCGCCATGTCCGACCATTACGAGCTGGCCTCCTTCGACCTGCCGTCTTTGGTCTACGACAAGGAGAAGCTCCAGCAGCTGGGCCTGCCACAGAAGACGCCCATCGTCAACTTCGCCATCAAGACGGAAGGGTAA
- the nuoH gene encoding NADH-quinone oxidoreductase subunit NuoH, translating to MVPGVIAPPSQWYDLTTQYFERNGWPLGLLAVLTALLKAAVILVFIALNVLFLIWLERKISAWIQNRLGPMRTGPYGLLQTLADALKLLLKEDVVPSAADRWVFAIAPIVTFTPAVLIFVVLPFSDRWVVQDLNIGILFVAAMTSMVVPSFLMAGWGSNNKWSVFGALRSAAQLVSYEVPLVLAAVAVVLLAGSLSLNDIVEAQRRSGWFILLQPLGFLVYYIAALAEANRAPFDLIEAESELVAGFNTEYSGIRWAIFFLAEYANLLSGSAIAATLYLGGWSGPWLPPVVWFLLKTYLLIFVAMWIRWTVPRIRVDQLMNLGWKVLLPLALVNLGITGIYVLVR from the coding sequence ATGGTGCCGGGGGTCATCGCCCCTCCGTCGCAGTGGTACGATCTCACGACGCAGTACTTCGAGCGCAACGGGTGGCCCCTGGGCCTGCTGGCCGTGCTGACGGCCCTGCTCAAGGCGGCCGTCATCCTGGTCTTCATCGCGCTCAACGTGCTCTTCCTCATCTGGCTCGAGCGCAAGATCAGCGCCTGGATCCAAAACCGGCTGGGTCCCATGCGCACGGGGCCCTACGGTCTGCTGCAGACCCTGGCCGACGCCCTCAAGCTGCTGCTCAAGGAGGACGTGGTGCCGTCGGCCGCGGATCGCTGGGTCTTCGCGATCGCGCCCATCGTCACCTTCACGCCGGCGGTGCTCATCTTCGTGGTGCTGCCCTTCAGCGACCGATGGGTCGTTCAGGATCTCAACATCGGCATCCTCTTCGTCGCCGCCATGACCTCCATGGTGGTGCCCTCCTTCCTGATGGCCGGGTGGGGCTCCAACAACAAGTGGTCCGTCTTCGGGGCCCTGCGCTCGGCGGCCCAGCTGGTCAGCTACGAGGTACCCCTGGTGCTCGCGGCCGTGGCGGTGGTGCTGCTGGCCGGCAGCCTGAGCCTCAACGACATCGTGGAGGCGCAGCGGCGCTCCGGCTGGTTCATCCTGCTGCAGCCGCTGGGCTTTTTGGTCTACTACATCGCGGCCCTGGCGGAGGCCAACCGGGCGCCCTTCGATCTCATCGAGGCCGAGTCGGAGCTGGTGGCGGGCTTCAACACCGAGTACAGCGGCATCCGGTGGGCCATCTTCTTCCTGGCCGAGTACGCCAACTTGCTGTCGGGCTCCGCCATCGCCGCGACGCTCTACCTGGGCGGCTGGAGCGGGCCGTGGCTTCCGCCCGTGGTCTGGTTCCTGCTCAAGACCTACTTGCTCATCTTCGTGGCCATGTGGATCCGGTGGACGGTCCCCCGCATCCGGGTGGACCAGCTCATGAACCTGGGCTGGAAGGTGCTGCTGCCGCTGGCGCTGGTCAATCTGGGCATCACCGGGATCTACGTGCTGGTGCGCTGA